The Panthera leo isolate Ple1 chromosome C2, P.leo_Ple1_pat1.1, whole genome shotgun sequence genome window below encodes:
- the NMD3 gene encoding 60S ribosomal export protein NMD3 isoform X6 → MPRFILSLEIKGYRNMEYMTESADRTPGHILCCECGVPISPNPANICVACLRSKVDISQGIPKQVCVSFCKQCQRYFQPPGTWIQCALESRELLALCLKKIKGPLSKVRLVDAGFVWTEPHSKRLKVKLTIQKEVMNGAILQQVFVVDYVVQPQMCGDCHRVEAKDFWKAVVQVRQKTLHKKTFYYLEQLILKYGMHQNTLRIKEIHDGLDFYYSSKQHAQKMVEFLQCTVPCRHKASQRLISQDIHSNTYNYKSTFSVEIVPICKDNVVCLSPRLAQSLGNMNQICVCIRVTSAIHLIDPNTLQVADIDGSTFWSNPFNSLCHPKQLEEFIVMECSIVRDLKRSAGAGMISKKHTLGEVWVQKTSEMNTDKQYFCRTHLGHLLNPGDLVLGFDLANCNLNDEHVNKMNSDRVPDVVLIKKNYDRTKRQRRRNWKLKELARDRENMDTDDERQYQDFLEDLEEDEAIRKNVNIYRDSTIPVESDTDDEGAPRISLAEMLEDLHISQDATGEEANMWASASFQAYAN, encoded by the exons ATGCCacgattcattctctctcttgaaatcAAGGGCTACAGAAACATGGAGTATATGACGGAATCCGCCGACCGCACCCCTGGACACAT cttgTGCTGCGAGTGTGGTGTCCCAATCAGTCCAAATCCTGCCAATATTTGTGTGGCCTGTTTGCGAAGTAAAGTAGACATCAGCCAAGGCATTCCGAAGCAGGTCTGTGTGTCTTTCTGCAAGCAATGTCAAAG atattTCCAGCCACCAGGAACTTGGATACAGTGTGCATTAGAATCCAGGGAACTTCTTGctttgtgtttgaaaaaaatcaaaggcccTCTGAGTAAG gtacGGCTTGTAGATGCAGGTTTTGTTTGGACTGAGCCCCATTCTAAGAGACTTAAAGTTAAACTGACTATTCAGAAAGAG GTAATGAATGGTGCTATCCTTCAGCAAGTGTTTGTGGTGGATTATGTTGTTCAGCCTCAGATGTGTGGAGATTGCCACAGAGTAGAAGCTAAAGATTTCTGGAAGGCTGTGGTTCAAGTGAGGCAAAAG ACTTTGCACAAAAAAACCTTCTACTATCTGGAACAGTTGATTTTGAAATATGGAATGCATCAGAATACACTTCGTATCAAAGAAATTCATG atgggcTGGATTTCTATTATTCCTCAAAACAGCATGCTCAGAAGATGGTAGAATTTCTTCAGTGTACAGTTCCCTGTAG acACAAAGCCTCACAGAGACTGATCTCTCAGGATATCCATAGTAACACATACAATTACAAAAGCACTTTTTCTGTGGAAATTGTTCCAATTTGCAAG GATAATGTTGTTTGTCTGTCTCCAAGACTGGCACAAAGCCTGGGAAATATGAACCAGATTTGTGTGTGCATTCGAGTAACCAGCGCCATCCATCTCATAGATCCAAATACCCTTCAAG TTGCAGATATTGATGGAAGCACTTTCTGGAGTAACCCTTTCAATAGTTTATGCCATCCCAAACAGCTAGAGGAATTTATTGTGATGGAATGCAGCATAGTCCGAGATTTAAAACGCAGTGCCGGGGCTGGAATGATATCAAAAAAG CATACGCTTGGGGAAGTCTGGGTACAGAAAACATCCGAAATGAATACAGATAAACAGTACTTCTGTCGCACTCATTTGGGACATCTTCTAAATCCTGGAGACCTGGTATTGGg atttgaTTTGGCCAACTGTAACTTAAATGATGAGCATGTCAACAAAATGAACTCAGATAGAGTCCCAGATGTG gtATTAATCAAGAAGAACTATGACCGTACCAAACGTCAGCGTCGTAGAAACTGGAAACTGAAAGAGCTTGCAAGAGATAGAGAAAACATGGATACAGATGATGAAAG GCAATACCAAGATTTCCTTGAAGATCTTGAAGAAGATGAGGCaattagaaaaaatgtaaacatttatagaG ATTCAACCATTCCTGTGGAAAGTGACACGGATGATGAAGGAGCACCTCGAATTAGTCTGGCTGAGATGCTTGAAGACCTTCATATTTCCCAAGATGCTACTGGTGAAGAAG
- the NMD3 gene encoding 60S ribosomal export protein NMD3 isoform X3, whose amino-acid sequence MPRFILSLEIKGYRNMEYMTESADRTPGHILCCECGVPISPNPANICVACLRSKVDISQGIPKQVCVSFCKQCQRYFQPPGTWIQCALESRELLALCLKKIKGPLSKVRLVDAGFVWTEPHSKRLKVKLTIQKEVMNGAILQQVFVVDYVVQPQMCGDCHRVEAKDFWKAVVQVRQKTLHKKTFYYLEQLILKYGMHQNTLRIKEIHDGLDFYYSSKQHAQKMVEFLQCTVPCRHKASQRLISQDIHSNTYNYKSTFSVEIVPICKDNVVCLSPRLAQSLGNMNQICVCIRVTSAIHLIDPNTLQVADIDGSTFWSNPFNSLCHPKQLEEFIVMECSIVRDLKRSAGAGMISKKHTLGEVWVQKTSEMNTDKQYFCRTHLGHLLNPGDLVLGFDLANCNLNDEHVNKMNSDRVPDVVLIKKNYDRTKRQRRRNWKLKELARDRENMDTDDERQYQDFLEDLEEDEAIRKNVNIYRDSTIPVESDTDDEGAPRISLAEMLEDLHISQDATGEEETRAGSWTRQSCKWNTGWRRGHISCLEIMVSMLVT is encoded by the exons ATGCCacgattcattctctctcttgaaatcAAGGGCTACAGAAACATGGAGTATATGACGGAATCCGCCGACCGCACCCCTGGACACAT cttgTGCTGCGAGTGTGGTGTCCCAATCAGTCCAAATCCTGCCAATATTTGTGTGGCCTGTTTGCGAAGTAAAGTAGACATCAGCCAAGGCATTCCGAAGCAGGTCTGTGTGTCTTTCTGCAAGCAATGTCAAAG atattTCCAGCCACCAGGAACTTGGATACAGTGTGCATTAGAATCCAGGGAACTTCTTGctttgtgtttgaaaaaaatcaaaggcccTCTGAGTAAG gtacGGCTTGTAGATGCAGGTTTTGTTTGGACTGAGCCCCATTCTAAGAGACTTAAAGTTAAACTGACTATTCAGAAAGAG GTAATGAATGGTGCTATCCTTCAGCAAGTGTTTGTGGTGGATTATGTTGTTCAGCCTCAGATGTGTGGAGATTGCCACAGAGTAGAAGCTAAAGATTTCTGGAAGGCTGTGGTTCAAGTGAGGCAAAAG ACTTTGCACAAAAAAACCTTCTACTATCTGGAACAGTTGATTTTGAAATATGGAATGCATCAGAATACACTTCGTATCAAAGAAATTCATG atgggcTGGATTTCTATTATTCCTCAAAACAGCATGCTCAGAAGATGGTAGAATTTCTTCAGTGTACAGTTCCCTGTAG acACAAAGCCTCACAGAGACTGATCTCTCAGGATATCCATAGTAACACATACAATTACAAAAGCACTTTTTCTGTGGAAATTGTTCCAATTTGCAAG GATAATGTTGTTTGTCTGTCTCCAAGACTGGCACAAAGCCTGGGAAATATGAACCAGATTTGTGTGTGCATTCGAGTAACCAGCGCCATCCATCTCATAGATCCAAATACCCTTCAAG TTGCAGATATTGATGGAAGCACTTTCTGGAGTAACCCTTTCAATAGTTTATGCCATCCCAAACAGCTAGAGGAATTTATTGTGATGGAATGCAGCATAGTCCGAGATTTAAAACGCAGTGCCGGGGCTGGAATGATATCAAAAAAG CATACGCTTGGGGAAGTCTGGGTACAGAAAACATCCGAAATGAATACAGATAAACAGTACTTCTGTCGCACTCATTTGGGACATCTTCTAAATCCTGGAGACCTGGTATTGGg atttgaTTTGGCCAACTGTAACTTAAATGATGAGCATGTCAACAAAATGAACTCAGATAGAGTCCCAGATGTG gtATTAATCAAGAAGAACTATGACCGTACCAAACGTCAGCGTCGTAGAAACTGGAAACTGAAAGAGCTTGCAAGAGATAGAGAAAACATGGATACAGATGATGAAAG GCAATACCAAGATTTCCTTGAAGATCTTGAAGAAGATGAGGCaattagaaaaaatgtaaacatttatagaG ATTCAACCATTCCTGTGGAAAGTGACACGGATGATGAAGGAGCACCTCGAATTAGTCTGGCTGAGATGCTTGAAGACCTTCATATTTCCCAAGATGCTACTGGTGAAGAAG